GGGGCGTCAAAGATTACGACAGCGGGGTGAAACGCAGCGATCAGCGAGACTGCGATAGCACATACACTCACTGTGCAGCCAAGGGCCCAAGCCGCGCCATGAACCCCCAATGGTGTTAGATAATAGTTAATGAAAGGAGAAGCCACAGCTGACACGAAGTTAGCCAAGGCGACAAGAGACGGCTGCCGCTGTGCAAGTAATGTTTTGCTAACAACACCGCTTACGATCTGCGCTAGTAAGTAAAGCGGACAGTGTGCGAGAAACAGAGCACCTCCCTCGCCGAGACCTTCACCGAACGAAAACACCATGAAAGGTTTGCTTGTGATGAAGAAGATACTCATTAAAGCCCATAAGACAAGATCAATAACGAGAGCTCTTTGTAGCGTTTCGCCAATCAGAGGGGAATGTGGGTCGTGACCATAGGCCTGTGAGCTAATAGTATCGATTGCAGCGCCCAACCCACAAACGATGGACATCGCAAGGACATTGAAGACGAGAAGCCCAGCACTGTACTCAGACATCCCCTTTTCCCCAAGATGGTTTCCGACGAACATCAGCGTAATCGTTTGAGACGCCATCATGAGAATTCCACTAATATCCGTCGGTATCAAAATTTTCAGCGTTTGGATTAACAACGTAACGAGGCCTTCGTCACCGTCAGCACAACGATCCTGTACACGACCCTCCTTACCTTCCTTGCATTGTGATGCAGGCTTGGCTGTCATGATTATTTCCTTCAGACTCTTATGGTGAGGAGGGAAgcgtacaagaaaaaaaattcccctGCGAGAAGTGcggagaagaagcaaaagaaaaagaaaaagacagaaaggaaaggaaacggGTGGATAATCACCAACAGAAGTAAGAGATGCCTTCatcgtaaaaagaaaaataggtATTCACCTCCATG
This region of Trypanosoma brucei gambiense DAL972 chromosome 10, complete sequence genomic DNA includes:
- a CDS encoding membrane transporter protein, putative; the protein is MKASLTSVGDYPPVSFPFCLFLFLLLLLRTSRRGIFFLVRFPPHHKSLKEIIMTAKPASQCKEGKEGRVQDRCADGDEGLVTLLIQTLKILIPTDISGILMMASQTITLMFVGNHLGEKGMSEYSAGLLVFNVLAMSIVCGLGAAIDTISSQAYGHDPHSPLIGETLQRALVIDLVLWALMSIFFITSKPFMVFSFGEGLGEGGALFLAHCPLYLLAQIVSGVVSKTLLAQRQPSLVALANFVSAVASPFINYYLTPLGVHGAAWALGCTVSVCAIAVSLIAAFHPAVVIFDAPWPSPALLRKDEWITFLRVGLPSLVAVCAEWWAFELQACFAVTISPLALAVVGVFMNILSLLFALSLGISVSASVIVGNALGSGRYKFSKRYAKFIIICDIVLGVATAAALVYNGAFVARLYTNVPSVAKAVESTMPLVALTHMADSLQLCLQGIFRGAGQPKQAAQGVLLTLWFVGIPSIALYVLVFKWGVKGVIGGLLTGMVFEVILLYCLMSRWDWKKLAQKALELTEGEEKALLSTN